Proteins co-encoded in one Candidatus Nitrosacidococcus tergens genomic window:
- a CDS encoding efflux RND transporter periplasmic adaptor subunit: MESISSLSTVKINDTKSHSYLENSTDIDQLLAQEVQLEKQKCKKLWLSSILLFSIGIGWMVYKTYHPNTPLSFQTLPIQAGNLTIVVTATGTLQPVNQVDVGSELSGIVDSVSVDYNDQVTKGQVLAQVNIDRLKTQEMQAIASLNAAKASLKEAQATVLETKLRFQRCGQLAKRQLCSQEELDTDQAAYARAQAAEMSAKAQVAMAEATLSTEQTDIEKSTIRAPIDGIVLTRSVEPGQTVAASFETPVLFTLAENLSQMMLYVNVDEADIGQVQVGQKAHFTVDAYPDRQFLAQITQVRYGALEVDGVITYETLLKVENQDLALRPGMTATADIIVNEINHALLIPNKALRFVPIEKDKTTQPTPKRGLVGMLFPGPRPGPPKKYSDQTKRNKKSQQIWILKEGQPTPVSVVLGESDGIHTQILKGDFTAGMEVILDTVRKSQS, encoded by the coding sequence ATGGAATCTATTTCTTCACTTAGTACTGTAAAAATTAATGATACTAAATCTCATTCTTATCTTGAAAATTCCACAGATATAGATCAATTACTGGCACAAGAGGTACAGCTAGAAAAACAAAAATGTAAGAAACTATGGCTAAGTTCAATACTTCTATTCAGTATAGGAATTGGCTGGATGGTGTATAAAACTTACCACCCTAATACCCCACTTTCTTTTCAAACTTTACCTATCCAAGCAGGTAATTTAACCATTGTAGTTACTGCTACCGGTACCTTACAGCCAGTCAATCAGGTGGATGTAGGTAGTGAGCTTTCTGGGATTGTGGATTCAGTCTCAGTTGATTACAACGATCAAGTCACTAAAGGGCAAGTACTCGCACAAGTGAACATTGATCGGTTAAAAACCCAAGAAATGCAAGCAATAGCCTCTTTAAATGCAGCAAAAGCAAGTTTAAAAGAAGCTCAAGCCACTGTACTAGAAACCAAGCTTAGATTTCAACGCTGTGGTCAGCTTGCAAAACGCCAACTTTGCTCCCAAGAAGAATTAGATACAGATCAAGCTGCTTACGCCCGAGCACAAGCCGCAGAAATGAGTGCAAAGGCACAGGTGGCCATGGCAGAAGCTACTCTAAGCACAGAGCAAACGGATATTGAAAAAAGCACCATTCGGGCACCTATTGATGGAATCGTACTGACTCGATCGGTAGAGCCAGGGCAAACAGTCGCTGCTTCCTTTGAAACCCCTGTACTCTTTACTTTAGCAGAAAATCTTAGTCAAATGATGCTCTATGTCAATGTGGATGAAGCAGATATTGGTCAAGTGCAAGTAGGACAAAAAGCCCATTTTACCGTAGATGCTTATCCAGATCGGCAATTTCTTGCTCAAATTACCCAAGTCCGCTACGGAGCTTTAGAAGTAGACGGGGTAATTACCTACGAAACCTTACTTAAGGTAGAAAATCAAGATTTAGCTCTCCGTCCGGGGATGACTGCCACTGCTGACATTATTGTTAATGAAATTAATCATGCCCTACTGATTCCAAATAAAGCCTTACGATTTGTACCGATAGAGAAAGATAAAACAACTCAACCTACCCCAAAAAGAGGATTAGTTGGGATGCTGTTCCCGGGACCTCGCCCTGGTCCACCTAAAAAGTATTCAGATCAAACTAAGCGTAATAAAAAATCTCAACAAATTTGGATACTAAAAGAGGGGCAGCCTACCCCTGTTTCGGTAGTTTTAGGGGAAAGCGATGGAATTCATACCCAGATTTTAAAAGGGGATTTCACTGCTGGGATGGAAGTCATTTTAGATACGGTAAGAAAAAGTCAATCCTAA
- a CDS encoding ABC transporter ATP-binding protein, with protein sequence MENLPIIALQNIKKIYGTGSAAMKALKGINVQIDSGDFIAVMGHSGSGKSTCLNILGCLDTPTSGNYLFKGVNVANLSRNQRAWIRRHYLGFVFQGFNLLNRTSALENVELPLIYRGFSATQRHHQGKAALATVGLSGWESHTPGALSGGQQQRVAIARAIVTQPQVLFADEPTGNLDTARSHEIMGLLTELNRTRGITIVMVTHEEETAAYAKRIIHFIDGQIAQDERKNRV encoded by the coding sequence ATGGAAAACTTACCCATTATTGCTTTACAAAACATAAAAAAAATTTATGGTACGGGCAGTGCCGCTATGAAAGCCCTAAAGGGAATTAATGTACAAATTGATTCAGGGGATTTTATTGCCGTCATGGGCCATAGTGGTTCAGGTAAATCCACCTGCCTTAATATTTTAGGCTGCTTGGATACGCCCACATCAGGAAATTATCTTTTTAAAGGGGTCAATGTGGCTAACCTATCCCGTAATCAACGAGCATGGATTAGACGACACTATTTAGGATTTGTGTTTCAAGGATTTAATTTACTCAATCGAACTTCTGCTTTGGAAAATGTGGAGCTACCACTTATATATCGAGGCTTTTCTGCCACCCAGCGACATCACCAAGGTAAAGCAGCCTTGGCAACCGTTGGTTTATCTGGTTGGGAGAGTCATACTCCGGGGGCACTCTCTGGAGGACAGCAACAACGAGTAGCCATTGCCAGAGCTATTGTTACCCAACCTCAAGTATTATTTGCCGATGAACCGACTGGAAATTTAGATACGGCACGAAGCCATGAAATTATGGGGTTACTCACAGAATTAAACCGAACCCGAGGGATTACTATTGTCATGGTCACCCATGAGGAAGAAACTGCTGCCTATGCCAAACGGATTATCCATTTTATTGATGGGCAAATCGCCCAAGATGAACGAAAAAATAGAGTCTAA